A stretch of the Sphingosinithalassobacter tenebrarum genome encodes the following:
- a CDS encoding YraN family protein: MARTTKRPPAPSRQAAELRGRDGERRAAWYLWLKGWRILDRRVRTPSGEVDLVARKGKLIAFVEVKTRATSAELDHAIDERRLARIAAAAEILMPRYAGPDDDIRIDVMLVAPRTLPRHIENAWIG, translated from the coding sequence ATGGCACGAACCACGAAACGCCCGCCTGCTCCATCCCGCCAGGCAGCCGAACTGCGCGGCCGCGACGGCGAACGCCGAGCCGCCTGGTATCTCTGGCTCAAGGGCTGGCGCATCCTTGATCGCCGCGTGCGGACGCCTTCGGGCGAAGTCGATCTGGTCGCGCGCAAGGGCAAGCTGATCGCCTTTGTCGAGGTAAAGACCCGCGCGACCAGCGCCGAACTCGACCATGCGATCGACGAACGCCGGCTTGCCCGCATTGCCGCGGCGGCGGAAATCCTGATGCCGCGCTATGCCGGGCCGGACGACGATATCCGCATCGACGTGATGCTGGTGGCGCCGCGCACGCTGCCCCGCCACATCGAAAACGCATGGATCGGGTGA
- a CDS encoding tyrosine recombinase XerC yields MADAEPLPLAFANHLARDRRRSAHTVRAYQATAERLLAFLRGHWGGEVGRAELAKVSAADLRAYLAARRGEGLTNVSAARELSAVRGFLKFAGGGDIEMPRVRGPRVKKGVPRPVSPQEAMALAEEASEDAAEPWIAARDWAVLLLLYGAGMRIGEAVGLTGAVLPLGETLRVTGKRGKTRIVPLLPQVREAVEAYAAQTPWGVSKDAPLFRGAKGGPLPPGAIRKAVRKARAHLGLSERTTPHALRHSFATHLLGRGADLRALQELLGHASLSSTQIYTQVDAAHLLDVYRNAHPRA; encoded by the coding sequence ATGGCCGATGCCGAACCCCTGCCGCTCGCTTTCGCGAATCACCTGGCCCGCGACCGGCGGCGTTCGGCGCATACCGTGCGCGCCTATCAGGCGACGGCCGAGCGGCTGCTGGCGTTCCTGCGCGGCCATTGGGGCGGCGAGGTGGGCCGGGCGGAACTGGCGAAGGTGAGCGCTGCCGACTTGCGCGCCTATCTGGCGGCGCGGCGTGGCGAGGGGCTGACCAATGTTTCGGCGGCACGCGAGCTTTCGGCGGTGCGGGGTTTCCTCAAATTCGCGGGCGGCGGCGATATCGAAATGCCGCGCGTTCGCGGGCCGCGCGTCAAGAAGGGCGTGCCGCGCCCGGTTTCGCCGCAGGAGGCGATGGCGCTTGCGGAGGAAGCGAGCGAGGACGCGGCCGAACCCTGGATCGCGGCGCGCGACTGGGCGGTGCTGCTGCTGCTCTATGGCGCCGGAATGCGGATCGGCGAGGCGGTGGGGCTGACCGGCGCGGTGCTGCCGCTCGGCGAGACGCTGCGGGTGACGGGCAAGCGCGGCAAGACGCGGATCGTGCCGCTGCTGCCGCAGGTCCGCGAGGCAGTCGAGGCCTATGCCGCGCAGACGCCCTGGGGCGTGTCGAAGGACGCGCCGCTGTTTCGCGGGGCGAAGGGCGGGCCGCTGCCGCCCGGTGCGATCCGCAAGGCGGTGCGCAAGGCGCGGGCACATCTCGGGCTTTCCGAGCGGACGACGCCGCATGCGCTGCGGCACAGCTTCGCCACGCATCTGCTCGGGCGCGGGGCCGATTTGCGGGCGCTGCAGGAGCTGTTGGGCCATGCCAGCCTCAGTTCGACGCAGATCTATACGCAAGTCGATGCGGCGCATCTGCTCGATGTCTATCGGAATGCGCATCCTCGGGCTTGA
- a CDS encoding penicillin-binding protein activator, with protein sequence MRWAAIGLMTMVAACSSGPRIIPEPERPPVTQPTPTQPDVPVDPGLPQDEARHRVALLVPMSGTNAGVGRSLANATQLALLDTNADNIRITTYDTATGAAAAATQAIADGNGLILGPLLADDVRAVSPIARRAHVPLLSFSNDVSVAGNGTYILGYVPSQSIGRVVDYARSSGITDFAGLMPGGLYGERASTAFLRAVEDAGGRVVAMETYDGRSGSLASAANRLGADPFQAVLIAGSGDTAAAAVPLLRRTDGGATARVLGTELWNSDSSIGSKSALEGAFFASVSNNYYRQYAAKYRSRFGSAPYRLSTLGYDSVLLTVRIARDWRVGQPFPEGRLLASDGFAGLDGAFRFGRDGIAQRALEVQEIRDGSTVTVSSAPRGF encoded by the coding sequence ATGCGCTGGGCTGCCATTGGCCTGATGACGATGGTCGCGGCCTGTTCTTCGGGCCCGCGAATCATTCCCGAGCCGGAACGGCCCCCGGTAACCCAGCCCACCCCGACTCAGCCGGACGTTCCGGTCGATCCCGGCCTGCCGCAGGATGAAGCGCGCCATCGCGTCGCATTGCTGGTACCGATGTCGGGTACGAACGCCGGTGTCGGCCGCTCGCTGGCCAATGCGACTCAGCTCGCCCTGCTCGATACCAATGCCGACAATATCCGAATCACCACCTATGACACCGCGACCGGCGCGGCCGCCGCAGCAACGCAGGCGATCGCCGACGGCAACGGCCTGATCCTCGGCCCGCTGCTGGCCGACGATGTCCGCGCCGTATCGCCGATCGCGCGGCGTGCGCATGTGCCGCTGCTCAGCTTTTCCAACGATGTCAGCGTGGCGGGCAACGGCACCTATATCCTGGGCTATGTCCCGTCGCAGTCGATCGGCCGCGTGGTCGATTATGCGCGGTCGAGCGGAATCACCGATTTCGCCGGGCTGATGCCGGGCGGCCTTTACGGCGAGCGCGCGTCGACCGCCTTCCTGCGCGCGGTGGAGGATGCCGGCGGCCGGGTGGTCGCGATGGAAACCTATGACGGACGGTCGGGTTCGCTGGCGAGCGCGGCCAACCGGCTCGGCGCCGATCCTTTCCAGGCGGTGCTGATCGCGGGCAGCGGCGATACCGCCGCCGCCGCCGTGCCGCTGCTGCGCCGCACCGATGGCGGCGCGACCGCCCGGGTGCTGGGCACCGAATTGTGGAATTCGGATTCGTCGATCGGATCGAAATCGGCGCTTGAAGGCGCATTCTTCGCCAGCGTTTCGAACAACTACTACCGGCAATATGCCGCCAAATATCGTTCGCGCTTCGGCTCGGCTCCCTATCGCCTGTCGACGCTCGGCTATGATTCGGTGCTGCTGACCGTGCGGATCGCGCGCGACTGGCGGGTCGGCCAGCCTTTCCCCGAAGGCCGGTTGCTGGCGAGCGACGGGTTTGCCGGGCTCGACGGGGCGTTCCGTTTCGGCCGCGACGGTATCGCCCAGCGCGCGCTTGAGGTGCAGGAAATCCGCGACGGCTCCACCGTCACGGTATCCTCGGCCCCGCGCGGCTT
- the gshB gene encoding glutathione synthase has translation MATPLTVAVQMDPLDSINIAGDSSFALMLSAQSRGHRLFHYAPEALNYADGRVWTKAHPVTVRREEGNHFTFADPVKLDLGEEADVVLMRQDPPFDLGYITVTHLLERIAHRTLVVNDPANVRNAPEKVFVLDYARFMPPTLVTRSLEEAKAFLAEHGSIVVKPLHGNGGKAIFKIDSDGNNLSSLIEVFNTAYREPHMVQAFLPGVAKGDKRIVLVDGEVAGAVNRIPGEGEIRSNLAVGGMAAKTDLTEREKEICAALAPELKKRGLIFVGIDVIGGEWLTEINVTSPTGIVAIDKFNGTDTAGMIWDAIERRVAERG, from the coding sequence GTGGCAACCCCACTCACCGTCGCCGTCCAGATGGACCCGCTCGATTCGATCAACATCGCGGGCGATTCCAGCTTCGCGCTGATGCTTTCGGCGCAGTCGCGTGGGCACAGGCTGTTCCACTACGCCCCCGAGGCGCTGAACTATGCCGACGGCCGCGTCTGGACGAAGGCGCATCCCGTCACCGTGCGCCGCGAGGAAGGCAATCACTTCACCTTCGCCGATCCGGTGAAGCTCGATCTGGGCGAAGAGGCCGATGTCGTGCTGATGCGGCAGGACCCGCCCTTCGACTTGGGCTATATCACCGTGACGCACCTGCTCGAACGAATCGCGCACAGGACGCTGGTGGTGAACGACCCCGCCAATGTCCGCAACGCGCCCGAAAAGGTGTTCGTGCTCGATTATGCGCGCTTCATGCCGCCGACTCTGGTGACGCGCAGCCTGGAAGAAGCCAAGGCCTTCCTCGCCGAACACGGCTCGATCGTGGTCAAGCCGCTCCACGGCAATGGCGGCAAGGCGATCTTCAAGATCGACAGCGACGGCAACAACCTCTCCTCGCTGATCGAAGTGTTCAACACCGCCTATCGCGAGCCGCATATGGTGCAGGCGTTCCTGCCGGGCGTGGCGAAAGGTGATAAACGCATCGTGCTGGTCGACGGCGAAGTCGCAGGTGCGGTCAACCGCATCCCCGGCGAAGGCGAAATCCGGTCGAACCTCGCGGTCGGCGGCATGGCGGCGAAAACCGATCTTACCGAACGCGAGAAGGAAATCTGCGCAGCGCTGGCGCCGGAACTGAAGAAGCGCGGGCTGATCTTCGTCGGCATCGACGTGATCGGCGGCGAATGGCTGACGGAGATCAACGTGACCTCGCCGACCGGCATCGTCGCGATCGACAAGTTCAACGGCACCGACACGGCCGGCATGATCTGGGACGCGATCGAACGCCGCGTGGCGGAGCGGGGGTAA
- the rsmI gene encoding 16S rRNA (cytidine(1402)-2'-O)-methyltransferase, protein MSSALSPGLYIVATPIGNLGDLSPRAAEILMNADLVAVEDSRVTARLLQHIGTKRPMTPYHDHNAEAVRPGLIARMASEAVALVSDAGTPLISDPGYKLVRDARAAGHAVVTIPGPCAAVAALTLAGLPTDRFFFLGFLPPKQQARAEAIAEIASVRATLILYESGPRLSACLSALAEGLGDREAAVAREISKKFEECVTGSLSMLAERYADAPPRGEIVVIVGPPGEAPPATEEDADTALAEALSRLPASKAAGEVAKKLGLDRKALYARALGMKDPPLPLAGGAGGGHPTSSNDSASGQREPTPNPSRKREGD, encoded by the coding sequence ATGTCATCTGCCCTGTCGCCCGGCCTCTATATCGTCGCTACGCCAATCGGCAATCTCGGCGATCTGTCTCCACGCGCTGCTGAAATACTCATGAACGCCGATCTGGTTGCCGTGGAGGACAGTCGTGTGACGGCAAGGCTGCTTCAGCACATCGGGACGAAGCGACCGATGACGCCCTATCACGACCATAATGCCGAAGCCGTTCGTCCCGGGCTGATCGCGCGAATGGCAAGCGAGGCTGTGGCGCTGGTTTCGGACGCTGGGACGCCGCTGATCTCCGATCCAGGCTACAAGCTGGTGCGCGACGCGCGCGCGGCGGGCCATGCAGTGGTGACGATTCCCGGCCCCTGCGCGGCCGTCGCCGCACTGACGCTGGCCGGGCTGCCGACCGATCGCTTCTTCTTCCTCGGCTTCCTTCCGCCCAAGCAACAGGCACGCGCCGAGGCGATCGCCGAAATCGCGAGCGTGCGCGCGACGCTGATCCTCTACGAATCGGGCCCGCGCCTCTCCGCCTGCCTCTCGGCGCTTGCCGAAGGATTGGGGGATCGCGAAGCGGCCGTGGCACGCGAAATCAGCAAGAAATTCGAGGAATGCGTGACGGGCAGCCTGTCGATGCTGGCGGAACGCTATGCCGATGCCCCGCCCAGGGGGGAGATCGTGGTGATCGTCGGCCCGCCCGGCGAAGCGCCGCCGGCCACCGAGGAAGATGCCGACACCGCGCTCGCCGAGGCGCTTTCGCGCCTTCCCGCTTCCAAGGCGGCAGGCGAAGTGGCGAAGAAGCTCGGCCTCGACCGCAAGGCGCTCTACGCAAGGGCGCTGGGGATGAAGGATCCTCCCCTCCCGCTTGCGGGAGGGGCCGGGGGTGGGCACCCGACCTCCTCAAACGATTCCGCCAGCGGACAGCGCGAGCCCACCCCTAACCCCTCCCGCAAGCGGGAGGGGGATTGA